GATCTCGCAGACCGGTTGCGTCCATTGAGTGAATCTGAGTATCTATCGCAACGAAGACTTTTAGATGTAAGAAGGCTCACAGACATTCCTACCTGGAAGGTACCGGCCAAGCCATGGACCAAAGTCACGGATGATGACGATTTTGTTTCGCACTTGATTTCCCTGTGGTTTACCTGGTACCATCCATACTTCAACTGGATCGACCGTGATATGTTCATCCGAGACATGCAATTTGGAAATGCACGAAACGCCAAATATTGTTCACCATTTCTGGTGAATATCATTTTAGCCGATGCTTGCGTATGACGACCACCATTCATTCTATCGCCAACGCCTTCTAACGACCAAATCAGGCCTACTCAGACTATCcggaagcttattcagatgCGAATGACCGGTCTTCCAAGGGGGTTCACTTTTACGAGGAAGCCAAGCGCTTatatgaggaagaggaaggacgGGTCACATTGTCGACTGTTCAGGGGTTATGTGTCCTTTGGGCTTGGTGAGTATGTTTATCTCCAGTCGTTGGACAGAAAGACTCACTTTGTTACAGTGCAGCATTGATCGGCAGAGATGGACGCGGTTGGGTTTACCAAGGTCAACTAGCATACGCGCTGCAGGACCTGATGGACAATATTGAAAAGGAACATGGACTGGGGTACGAACCACATGTCGTGGATAATGCTGTATGGGGAATTTATAATATCACAACGTAAGAGCAGATGGTCTCCAAAATCTCGTGCAGTATGCTTACTTGACCAGCGCGAGTTCTATAAGCTGTCAAAGATTTCCTTTGATCAAGACGCCAAAAAGACCATATCTTCGCGCCCCAGATTCCAACAGAGAGTTTTTGGACGTGTGGTACCCATATCCAACACAGTCCTATGCCGTACCATCTCACATGATCCATCTTGTGAACGCTTCCTCTGACCTAAGCAGAATTACGCACGATGTGTCTACAATATTCTTTGACCCTCAATCTGGATTGAAAAATATGACATTCTCTGAGACGCTGCAGAATGCCCAAAATGTGCATGCTCGACTGCAGGATTGGAAGAAGAAACTGATCTCCTGTTtaagagaagagagcagcGACGTCCCTCACGTCTTGTCATTACAGTAAGTTTGGCAATTGCCCCCAGTGACTCGTTTTGGCAACAATAGGCATGGGGTTTGACAAGGCTCCTAGTATGTATTATTGTGcaatcatcaccaccatATTCGGCTTCGTCGAAGAGAAAGCCAAAGAACACGAACTGCCCCAGGAAAAGTATCAAGATGCTCTCAACCTGAGACTTACCTCAGCTCGCAAAACCGCACAGTTAGAGGGAACCTGCTGTGCATCATGGGGCATTGACCGTGCCCCAGCTGGCAACGTGCAATGGATCACCGTCGCCCTATCCACGCTCCTGGAACATCTAGATGACAACGACAATCGCGAGGCATTTATCAGCCTTTGCATCGCCTCAAAAGCTATTTCCCGGCGCTGGGTGCTTGGAAAGGCAATGCTTCGCTCGATTCATAATACCGCCCGGCAGCTGAACATCACGCTGCCCGCTGAGACCAGTGCGCTTTTTTCTGAATTAGACAATCAGTGCACTTCTTTGAGGGTCGCAGAGTCGGTTAATAGTCTGTACTCGAACTTGGTCATGATTCACGGATTCAATAGGAATGATGAAGCGGAGATTGGCAAGTCTTTGGAGAGCATATTGCTGAACAAAAGTTCTGCTGAGAGTTAATTACTCGTCTCATCCTCACTATCTCGGAAGACTCAGTCTCA
This Aspergillus chevalieri M1 DNA, chromosome 3, nearly complete sequence DNA region includes the following protein-coding sequences:
- a CDS encoding uncharacterized protein (COG:K;~EggNog:ENOG410Q1WU;~InterPro:IPR036864,IPR007219,IPR001138;~PFAM:PF00172;~go_function: GO:0000981 - DNA-binding transcription factor activity, RNA polymerase II-specific [Evidence IEA];~go_function: GO:0003677 - DNA binding [Evidence IEA];~go_function: GO:0008270 - zinc ion binding [Evidence IEA];~go_process: GO:0006351 - transcription, DNA-templated [Evidence IEA];~go_process: GO:0006355 - regulation of transcription, DNA-templated [Evidence IEA]) codes for the protein MEQQRSRQLAPAPAKPPPPPSKGPMKRTAEVPRREKITSACKECKVRKSKCNGGMPCGACDKNNTRCVYDENSDKRRRTIMNQKIQQLEADRDLLIRLVTTLRETDDCRATQLLNLIRSNSSLEEIRVYINERLYDESEKPSGLVDLADRLRPLSESEYLSQRRLLDVRRLTDIPTWKVPAKPWTKVTDDDDFVSHLISLWFTWYHPYFNWIDRDMFIRDMQFGNARNAKYCSPFLVNIILADACAYSDYPEAYSDANDRSSKGVHFYEEAKRLYEEEEGRVTLSTVQGLCVLWACAALIGRDGRGWVYQGQLAYALQDLMDNIEKEHGLGYEPHVVDNAVWGIYNITTASSISCQRFPLIKTPKRPYLRAPDSNREFLDVWYPYPTQSYAVPSHMIHLVNASSDLSRITHDVSTIFFDPQSGLKNMTFSETLQNAQNVHARLQDWKKKLISCLREESSDVPHVLSLHMYYCAIITTIFGFVEEKAKEHELPQEKYQDALNLRLTSARKTAQLEGTCCASWGIDRAPAGNVQWITVALSTLLEHLDDNDNREAFISLCIASKAISRRWVLGKAMLRSIHNTARQLNITLPAETSALFSELDNQCTSLRVAESVNSLYSNLVMIHGFNRNDEAEIGKSLESILLNKSSAES